One Streptomyces hundungensis DNA segment encodes these proteins:
- a CDS encoding arylamine N-acetyltransferase family protein, whose product MEAHFMWNGDALDLDAYLAHLGHRGDRTPTLATLRALHRAHVLSVRWENVEAVLRKYRPLDLESVQAKMVGNARGGTCFEHVTLYAAALERLGFEFFVVQGRVSMGSPTIRPETHAMAIVELEGRRWLSDVGFGASPLEPIELTDATDVTDAVWPYRLRRQEVTPGETGWALYQPADQREGTEQTADGWMVRHTFTLHRQYPVDLKVSNHYGASSPHSPFSDRLCLQRVHPDRLHLLDNRRLTTIRPGVAGFPETRELEPNEVPKVLADVFGVELSTRDVDLLLAKLA is encoded by the coding sequence ATGGAGGCCCATTTCATGTGGAACGGCGACGCCCTCGACCTCGACGCCTATCTGGCCCACCTCGGCCACCGAGGCGACCGCACCCCCACCCTGGCAACGCTCCGCGCGCTGCACCGGGCCCATGTGCTCTCCGTACGCTGGGAGAACGTCGAGGCGGTGCTGCGCAAGTACCGTCCGCTGGACCTGGAGTCGGTCCAGGCGAAGATGGTCGGCAACGCCCGCGGGGGCACCTGTTTCGAGCACGTCACCCTCTACGCCGCGGCCCTCGAACGCCTCGGCTTCGAGTTCTTCGTCGTCCAGGGCCGGGTCAGCATGGGTTCTCCCACCATCCGGCCGGAGACGCACGCGATGGCGATCGTCGAGCTGGAGGGAAGGCGCTGGCTGAGCGACGTCGGCTTCGGTGCGAGCCCGCTGGAACCCATCGAGCTGACCGACGCCACGGATGTCACGGACGCGGTGTGGCCGTATCGGCTGCGCCGCCAGGAGGTCACGCCCGGCGAGACGGGGTGGGCGCTGTACCAGCCCGCGGACCAGCGCGAGGGGACCGAGCAGACGGCCGACGGGTGGATGGTCCGGCACACCTTCACCCTCCACCGGCAGTACCCGGTCGACCTCAAGGTGAGCAACCACTACGGCGCCTCCAGCCCGCACTCGCCCTTCAGCGACCGCCTCTGCCTCCAGCGCGTGCACCCCGACCGGCTGCACCTCCTGGACAACCGCCGGCTGACCACGATCCGGCCCGGCGTCGCAGGGTTCCCCGAGACCCGGGAGTTGGAACCGAACGAGGTGCCCAAGGTGCTGGCCGACGTCTTCGGCGTCGAGCTGTCGACACGGGACGTCGACCTGTTGCTGGCCAAGCTGGCCTGA
- a CDS encoding maleylpyruvate isomerase N-terminal domain-containing protein, whose protein sequence is MDLFVRSWAALRAAVAGLADRDFEHPSGCAGWLMRDLVCHLVIDAQDVLITLVTPAETEPTVDAVTYWHVGNEPPAGDDPLDALTVRLAAAYEQPGLLAFHLDDVGSAAGRAAELADPDARVRTQGQVLTARDYLTAYVLEWTLHHLDLSGPLPHVPGPPAEGLARSRTLLEAIAEAEFPASFTDTDALLIGTGRRAPTPGETAELGTLAARLPLVLG, encoded by the coding sequence GTGGATCTCTTCGTACGCTCCTGGGCCGCGCTACGCGCCGCGGTCGCCGGGCTCGCGGACCGGGACTTCGAGCATCCGTCCGGCTGCGCGGGCTGGCTCATGCGGGACCTCGTGTGCCATCTGGTCATCGACGCCCAGGACGTCCTGATCACCCTCGTCACCCCGGCCGAGACGGAGCCGACCGTGGACGCGGTGACGTACTGGCACGTCGGGAACGAACCGCCGGCCGGTGACGACCCGCTCGACGCGCTGACCGTCCGGCTGGCCGCCGCGTACGAGCAACCGGGGCTGCTGGCCTTCCATTTGGACGACGTCGGCTCCGCGGCGGGGAGGGCGGCCGAGCTCGCCGACCCGGACGCCCGTGTGCGTACCCAGGGCCAGGTCCTCACCGCGCGTGACTACCTCACCGCCTACGTCCTGGAGTGGACCCTGCACCACCTCGACCTGAGCGGCCCGCTCCCGCACGTACCCGGGCCGCCCGCCGAAGGTCTGGCGCGCTCGCGCACGCTGCTGGAAGCGATCGCCGAGGCCGAGTTCCCGGCCTCGTTCACCGATACCGACGCCCTGCTGATCGGCACCGGACGCCGGGCGCCCACCCCCGGGGAGACCGCGGAGCTCGGAACGCTCGCCGCCAGGCTGCCTCTCGTCCTCGGCTGA
- a CDS encoding diadenosine tetraphosphate hydrolase has product MMDDWRTDRIASALRGENPTVLRRLRAGFAVIGDVQFLPGYSVLLVDDPRVQRLSEMAKPKRRDFLADLDVLGEAVEHACRRLDPAFRRVNLEILGNTDGFLHAHVWPRFDWEPAELVRVPVWLYPHENWSDPRHALSPRHDALRAAITAQLDRLSALD; this is encoded by the coding sequence ATGATGGACGATTGGCGAACGGATCGCATCGCCAGTGCTCTGCGCGGTGAAAACCCCACCGTTCTGCGGCGGTTGAGGGCGGGCTTCGCGGTGATCGGAGACGTGCAGTTCCTGCCGGGCTACTCGGTGCTCCTGGTGGACGACCCCCGGGTGCAACGGCTCTCCGAGATGGCGAAGCCGAAGCGACGGGACTTCCTGGCCGACCTGGACGTACTCGGTGAAGCCGTCGAGCACGCCTGCCGCCGGCTCGACCCGGCCTTTCGCCGGGTGAACCTGGAGATCCTCGGCAACACCGACGGGTTCCTCCACGCCCATGTGTGGCCCCGCTTCGACTGGGAGCCCGCCGAGTTGGTGCGCGTTCCGGTGTGGCTCTACCCGCACGAGAACTGGAGCGACCCGCGCCACGCCCTGTCCCCGCGCCACGACGCGCTGCGCGCGGCGATCACCGCGCAATTGGACCGGTTGTCCGCGCTCGATTGA
- a CDS encoding GNAT family N-acetyltransferase, translating to METSTGADVGRLGREVGGGGVGRDARWVLRRAEPADVERIVEIRAVVMRPDLERLGRFDAHRVRQRFRDAFSPAHTSVVVADGAVAGCVALRAAEDGYWLEHFYLAPALQGRGVGSAVLRTVLGRADADGMPVRLNVLRGSAAQRLYERHGFTLQAQDPVDVFMVREPSVEPHRAPGPTVPASASASASASASASASASASVSRRLPA from the coding sequence ATGGAGACGAGTACGGGGGCGGATGTGGGACGGCTCGGCCGAGAGGTGGGCGGAGGCGGCGTGGGTCGCGACGCGCGGTGGGTGCTGCGGCGCGCGGAACCCGCCGATGTGGAGCGGATCGTGGAGATCCGGGCGGTGGTGATGCGTCCGGACCTGGAGCGGCTGGGGCGCTTCGATGCGCACCGCGTCCGCCAGCGGTTCCGGGACGCCTTCTCCCCCGCGCACACCTCGGTCGTCGTGGCCGACGGTGCCGTCGCGGGCTGCGTGGCCCTGCGCGCGGCCGAGGACGGCTACTGGCTGGAGCACTTCTATCTGGCCCCGGCGCTCCAGGGCCGCGGGGTCGGTTCAGCCGTCCTGCGGACGGTACTGGGGCGGGCCGACGCGGACGGCATGCCCGTCCGCCTGAACGTCCTGCGCGGCAGCGCCGCCCAACGGCTGTACGAGCGCCACGGGTTCACCCTCCAGGCACAGGATCCCGTCGACGTGTTCATGGTCCGCGAGCCGAGCGTGGAGCCCCACCGGGCTCCTGGGCCGACCGTGCCCGCTTCGGCTTCGGCTTCGGCTTCGGCTTCGGCTTCGGCTTCGGCTTCGGCTTCGGCTTCGGTGTCGCGGAGGCTCCCGGCATGA
- a CDS encoding carboxymuconolactone decarboxylase family protein, giving the protein MQTRSITTRVPMGPRMSEDPGQLVPELAEVSAALFRVTGNGSVPRSTISLVQLRAGQIVGSTYLTVLHTGFLRKAGESEERITSVVSWQDSPYFTEAERAALALVEAVLQPAAQGERVPDELYALAAEHYEPKALATLMFAIGQVNFFLAVALIAKPVPGRAFSDPWN; this is encoded by the coding sequence ATGCAGACACGTTCGATCACCACGCGGGTTCCGATGGGGCCGCGGATGTCCGAGGACCCGGGGCAGCTCGTTCCGGAGCTGGCCGAAGTGTCGGCCGCGCTGTTCAGGGTCACCGGCAACGGCTCTGTGCCGCGCTCCACGATCAGCCTGGTCCAGCTGCGCGCGGGCCAGATCGTGGGCAGCACCTATCTGACCGTGCTGCACACCGGCTTCCTGCGCAAGGCCGGGGAGTCGGAGGAGCGGATCACCTCGGTGGTGTCCTGGCAGGACTCCCCGTACTTCACCGAAGCCGAACGCGCCGCGCTGGCGCTCGTGGAGGCCGTGCTCCAGCCCGCCGCACAGGGCGAGCGGGTCCCGGACGAGCTGTACGCGCTGGCGGCCGAGCACTACGAGCCCAAGGCGCTGGCCACCTTGATGTTCGCCATCGGCCAGGTCAACTTCTTCCTGGCCGTCGCCCTCATCGCCAAGCCGGTCCCCGGCCGCGCATTCAGCGACCCCTGGAACTGA
- a CDS encoding toxin Doc — protein MVLYIDVPWLLDVQEQAVPEDVSVADYSALVAAVARHKTRIPRPATADPEPSWRAAALLHTLVRLQPLPHRNSLYACQVTAAYMYASGEGIDPPYGAMVDLVRDIQAGKVSVYQAADRIRAWRI, from the coding sequence ATGGTCCTCTACATCGACGTCCCGTGGCTCCTGGACGTCCAGGAGCAGGCTGTCCCCGAAGACGTGAGCGTCGCCGACTACTCCGCCCTCGTCGCGGCCGTCGCCCGGCACAAGACCCGCATTCCGCGCCCCGCGACCGCCGACCCCGAGCCCTCCTGGCGGGCGGCGGCCCTGCTGCACACCCTCGTCCGCCTGCAACCGCTGCCCCACCGCAACAGCCTGTACGCCTGCCAGGTGACGGCCGCCTACATGTACGCCTCGGGGGAGGGCATCGACCCTCCGTACGGCGCGATGGTCGACCTCGTCCGCGACATCCAGGCCGGCAAGGTGAGCGTCTACCAGGCCGCCGACCGCATCCGCGCCTGGCGCATCTGA
- a CDS encoding TetR/AcrR family transcriptional regulator, with translation MSSEMGLRERKRRQTFAAVSEAAIGLFLERGFDKVSVAEVAAAAGISKPTLFRYFPTKEDLVLHRFADHEDEAARVVAAGRAAGVAPLPALRARFREGLERRDPVTGLCDDPRVRAYHALLYGTPSLVARLHGYQGRSEEALAAELGEGVGARVAAGQIIAVQRILAEENWNRIARGESARALYEEAVAAADQAFGQLARGLGREYGEVA, from the coding sequence ATGAGCAGTGAGATGGGGTTGCGGGAGCGCAAGAGGCGGCAGACGTTCGCGGCGGTGTCGGAGGCCGCGATCGGGTTGTTCCTGGAGCGGGGCTTCGACAAGGTCTCCGTCGCGGAGGTCGCGGCCGCCGCCGGGATCTCCAAGCCGACCCTCTTTCGCTACTTCCCCACCAAGGAAGACCTCGTGCTGCACCGGTTCGCCGACCACGAGGACGAGGCGGCCCGCGTCGTCGCCGCCGGGCGCGCCGCCGGAGTCGCTCCGCTGCCCGCCCTGCGCGCCCGCTTCCGCGAGGGCCTTGAGCGCCGGGACCCGGTGACCGGGCTCTGCGACGACCCGCGGGTACGCGCCTATCACGCCCTGCTGTACGGCACGCCGAGCCTGGTGGCGCGTCTCCACGGGTATCAGGGCAGGTCCGAGGAGGCGCTCGCCGCCGAGCTCGGCGAGGGCGTCGGCGCGCGCGTCGCGGCCGGCCAGATCATCGCCGTGCAGCGGATCCTGGCGGAGGAGAACTGGAACCGGATCGCCCGGGGCGAGAGCGCGCGGGCGCTGTACGAGGAAGCGGTGGCCGCGGCGGATCAGGCGTTCGGGCAACTGGCGCGGGGGCTGGGGCGCGAGTACGGGGAGGTGGCGTGA
- a CDS encoding HelD family protein codes for MTSLDRELGKELDPKPGRELGRELGPKPDRELGPKPDRELARQLAQERAHHDACRAALAAMTEGADERVVNGENAFASGADAEVLGYQLRSWAKELRDMPQGPLFFGRLDFDACADADHAGQSYHIGRRRISEHPFAPPLVVDWRAPVSRRFYQASARDPQGVEVRRRFGWARGSLGAAEDLTGLEDERLTAGEAHRTSAILAGEIERPRVGPMRDIAATIQPEQDDLVRSELARSICVQGAPGTGKTAVGLHRAAYLLYTHPQRLQRRGLLVLGPNRTFLSYVCEVLPALGESGIRQSTVDEEVARGTRGREVRAVDAPETARVKHDARMAEVLRRALYGRVAHPVNSLALREGSMTWRVSRDELASIVASVRAEAPPYAIGRERVRSRAVRAIQLQAERRAGPMNNTWLQKITRARPVTEYVDTVWPRVKPEEVLADLLTDPEALASAAEGVLDGAEQQALLWAGPPRSWKSARWSAADLILLDEVSGLIEHPEGYGHIVVDEAQDLSPMQCRAIARRAVFGSLTVLGDLAQGTTPWAARDWRRQLAHLGKPDAVVVPLTTGFRVPAAIVELANRLLPALDVDVPPGRSLRGDGRLSHRLAATPEGLAAEVVEAVRAALRGEGSVGVIAADHEVPALRAALAAAGFDASGAARVALLPATLAKGLEYDHVVAVEPAEIAASEERGLHRLYVVLTRAVSGLDIVHSRPLPSELA; via the coding sequence ATGACGTCACTCGACCGGGAACTCGGCAAGGAGCTCGACCCGAAGCCCGGCAGGGAGCTCGGCAGGGAGCTCGGCCCGAAGCCCGACCGGGAGCTCGGCCCGAAGCCCGACCGGGAGCTCGCTCGGCAGCTCGCTCAGGAGCGGGCCCATCACGACGCCTGCCGCGCGGCCCTCGCCGCGATGACCGAGGGCGCCGACGAGCGCGTCGTCAACGGTGAGAACGCGTTCGCCTCCGGCGCGGACGCCGAGGTGCTGGGCTATCAACTCCGCAGCTGGGCCAAGGAGTTGAGGGACATGCCGCAGGGCCCGCTGTTCTTCGGGCGGCTCGACTTCGACGCGTGTGCCGACGCCGACCACGCCGGGCAGAGCTATCACATCGGCCGTCGGCGCATCAGCGAGCACCCCTTTGCCCCGCCCCTGGTCGTCGACTGGCGCGCCCCCGTCTCGCGCCGCTTCTATCAGGCGAGCGCCCGCGACCCCCAGGGCGTCGAGGTCCGTCGACGCTTCGGCTGGGCGAGGGGAAGCCTTGGGGCCGCCGAGGACCTGACCGGCCTGGAGGACGAGCGCCTGACGGCGGGGGAGGCGCATAGGACCAGTGCGATCCTCGCGGGGGAGATCGAGCGCCCCCGCGTCGGGCCCATGCGGGACATCGCGGCCACCATCCAGCCCGAGCAGGACGACCTCGTACGCTCCGAGCTCGCCCGGTCCATCTGCGTGCAGGGCGCCCCCGGCACCGGCAAGACCGCCGTCGGCCTGCACCGGGCGGCGTACCTCCTCTACACCCACCCCCAACGCCTCCAGCGGCGCGGCCTCCTGGTGCTCGGTCCCAACCGCACCTTCCTGTCCTACGTCTGCGAAGTCCTGCCCGCGCTCGGCGAGAGCGGCATCCGCCAGTCCACCGTGGACGAGGAGGTCGCGCGCGGGACCCGGGGCCGCGAGGTACGGGCGGTCGACGCGCCGGAGACCGCGCGCGTCAAACATGACGCCCGCATGGCCGAGGTGCTGCGCCGCGCGCTGTACGGGCGCGTCGCACACCCCGTCAACTCCCTTGCGCTGCGCGAGGGTTCGATGACCTGGCGGGTCTCACGCGACGAGCTGGCCTCGATCGTGGCGTCGGTACGCGCCGAGGCGCCGCCCTACGCCATCGGGCGGGAGCGGGTGCGCAGCCGGGCGGTCCGGGCGATCCAGCTCCAGGCGGAGCGCCGGGCCGGGCCCATGAACAACACCTGGCTCCAGAAGATCACCAGGGCGCGTCCGGTGACGGAGTACGTCGACACGGTGTGGCCCCGGGTCAAGCCCGAGGAGGTGCTGGCCGACCTGCTGACGGACCCCGAGGCGCTCGCCTCGGCCGCCGAGGGCGTACTGGACGGCGCCGAGCAGCAGGCGCTGTTGTGGGCGGGGCCCCCGCGCTCCTGGAAGTCCGCGCGGTGGTCGGCGGCCGATCTGATCCTGCTCGACGAGGTGTCCGGCCTGATCGAACACCCGGAAGGTTATGGGCACATCGTCGTCGACGAGGCGCAGGACCTGTCGCCGATGCAGTGCCGGGCCATCGCCCGACGGGCCGTGTTCGGCTCGCTGACCGTGCTCGGCGACCTGGCCCAGGGCACCACACCGTGGGCGGCCCGCGACTGGCGGCGTCAACTGGCCCATCTGGGCAAGCCGGACGCCGTCGTGGTGCCGCTGACCACGGGCTTCAGGGTGCCGGCCGCGATCGTGGAGCTGGCCAACCGGCTGCTTCCCGCCCTCGACGTGGACGTGCCGCCCGGCCGGTCCCTGCGCGGGGACGGCCGGTTGAGCCACCGGCTCGCCGCGACCCCCGAAGGTCTCGCCGCCGAGGTGGTCGAAGCGGTGCGGGCCGCGCTGCGCGGGGAGGGATCGGTGGGCGTCATCGCGGCCGACCACGAGGTGCCCGCCCTGAGAGCGGCCCTCGCCGCCGCCGGCTTCGACGCGAGCGGCGCGGCCCGGGTCGCCCTCCTGCCCGCGACCCTGGCCAAGGGGCTCGAATACGACCATGTGGTGGCCGTCGAACCGGCCGAGATCGCCGCGTCCGAGGAACGCGGCCTGCACCGGCTGTATGTGGTGCTGACGCGGGCGGTGTCCGGCCTCGACATCGTTCACAGCAGGCCGCTGCCCTCCGAACTCGCTTGA
- a CDS encoding nitrate/nitrite transporter: MATVGFTLTFWAWDLIAPLAGDYKDRLHLSSLQQSLLVAVPVLVGSLGRIPVGALTDRYGAKLMFPLMSALTIVPVLLLIPARDSYGLMLVIGFLLGLGGTTFAIGIPLVNSWFPPHKRGLALGVFGMGMGGVALSGYLTPRIAKHGYHVPFLVVAIALAVYAVLAALLITDRPDRPVPTATLGSRLGRAGRLRVTWELSALYAIGFGGIVAFGVYLPTYLKTWYALSPTDAGSKAAGFALATVLFRPIGGWLSDRVHPALVTAGALLAVALLAIVQAFDPPLYPGGTTALLCMGAGLGTASGSVFALVSQVTPQPQVGSVTGIVGAMGGLGGFVPPLVMGAIYSAKDSYSIGFMLLSDLALAGCVYAFARMRTSRPPSEAPPVKSPQTQASSEGSGLL, from the coding sequence ATGGCGACGGTCGGGTTCACGCTGACGTTCTGGGCGTGGGACCTGATCGCCCCCTTGGCAGGCGATTACAAGGACCGGCTGCACCTCAGCTCACTCCAACAGTCGTTGCTGGTCGCCGTCCCGGTGCTCGTCGGGTCGCTCGGGCGGATCCCGGTGGGTGCGCTGACCGACCGCTACGGCGCGAAGCTGATGTTCCCGCTGATGTCGGCGCTCACCATCGTGCCGGTACTGCTCCTGATCCCGGCACGCGACAGCTACGGCCTGATGCTGGTGATCGGCTTTCTGCTGGGGCTCGGCGGCACGACCTTCGCGATCGGCATCCCCCTGGTCAACTCCTGGTTCCCCCCGCACAAGCGGGGCCTCGCACTCGGCGTGTTCGGCATGGGCATGGGCGGGGTGGCGCTCTCGGGATATCTGACGCCCCGCATCGCCAAGCACGGCTATCACGTCCCCTTCCTCGTGGTGGCGATCGCCCTCGCCGTGTACGCGGTGCTCGCCGCGCTCCTGATCACGGACCGCCCCGACCGGCCCGTCCCCACGGCGACGCTGGGCTCCCGGCTCGGCCGGGCGGGACGGCTCCGGGTGACGTGGGAGCTGTCCGCGTTGTACGCGATCGGGTTCGGCGGGATCGTCGCGTTCGGCGTGTATCTGCCCACCTACCTCAAGACCTGGTACGCCCTGTCGCCGACCGACGCGGGCTCCAAGGCGGCGGGGTTCGCGCTGGCCACGGTCCTCTTCCGCCCGATCGGCGGCTGGCTCTCGGACCGCGTCCACCCCGCGCTCGTCACGGCCGGGGCGCTGCTCGCGGTCGCCCTGCTCGCCATCGTGCAGGCCTTCGACCCCCCGCTGTACCCGGGCGGCACCACGGCCCTGCTGTGCATGGGCGCCGGTCTGGGAACGGCCAGTGGCAGTGTCTTCGCCCTGGTCTCCCAGGTCACCCCCCAGCCCCAGGTGGGCAGTGTGACCGGCATCGTGGGGGCGATGGGCGGCCTCGGTGGCTTTGTGCCGCCGCTGGTCATGGGGGCGATCTACAGCGCCAAGGACTCGTACTCGATCGGCTTCATGCTCCTGTCCGATCTGGCCCTCGCGGGGTGTGTCTACGCCTTCGCCCGGATGCGCACGAGCCGTCCGCCGTCCGAGGCGCCGCCGGTCAAGTCGCCCCAGACTCAAGCGAGTTCGGAGGGCAGCGGCCTGCTGTGA
- a CDS encoding tryptophan 2,3-dioxygenase family protein has protein sequence MSSSDYARYLALDDLLGLQRPLYPAGRDPAVEAAERFFIVAHQTSELWLAQAALDIDAAVDALAEADGSPEWDGPERALEHLGRVTGMVRVLDETVRLLERLPLQHFAAFRRHLGTASGAQSRGFHALDDRLGTASDGGTSPLYSAYLKALAAGATRVEEVCERGAAGAGVHHRVAEALLDLGYAFWRWKITHLSLVDRTVGGLRGTGGSTGLSYLAARVRMPFPELRAAREERHTLQE, from the coding sequence ATGAGCTCGTCCGACTACGCGCGCTACCTCGCCCTGGACGACCTGCTCGGCCTTCAGCGTCCGCTCTATCCGGCGGGCCGGGATCCGGCCGTCGAGGCGGCCGAGCGCTTCTTCATCGTGGCGCACCAGACGAGTGAACTGTGGCTCGCGCAGGCCGCGTTGGACATCGACGCCGCGGTGGACGCCCTCGCGGAGGCGGACGGCTCGCCGGAGTGGGACGGTCCCGAGCGCGCCCTGGAACACCTGGGCCGGGTGACCGGCATGGTCCGCGTCCTGGACGAGACCGTACGGCTTCTGGAGCGCCTGCCCCTCCAGCACTTCGCCGCGTTCCGACGCCATCTGGGCACGGCCAGCGGCGCCCAGTCGCGGGGCTTCCACGCCCTGGACGACCGGTTGGGCACCGCGTCCGACGGCGGCACGAGCCCCCTGTACAGCGCCTATCTGAAGGCGCTGGCGGCGGGCGCGACGCGCGTGGAGGAGGTGTGCGAGCGGGGGGCGGCGGGCGCCGGCGTCCACCACCGCGTGGCCGAGGCCCTGCTCGACCTCGGCTATGCGTTCTGGCGCTGGAAGATCACCCATCTGTCCCTGGTGGACCGCACGGTGGGCGGCCTGCGCGGCACCGGTGGCTCCACGGGCCTGTCCTATCTGGCGGCCCGGGTGCGCATGCCGTTCCCGGAGCTGCGTGCGGCGCGGGAGGAACGGCACACCCTTCAGGAGTAG
- a CDS encoding pyridoxal phosphate-dependent aminotransferase: protein MNAVSRAGTIPSSCLHEVFRSAEERERTTGRPVIKLHVGEPYFKPPREVAEATAEAVRSGRTAYTSAEGMPALREALAVKLEVENGHRTSPDHIFVTPGSCQGLAALMQSLAGPGDELLLPELHWPIHLQQCLLAGFRPVFYPLGPHFRPTAEGIRAALTPRTRAVLINSPANPTGAVLAVDEMAAILAVAQEHDLQIISDEAYEHFVYDGEHTSFASLERSLAEHERRVSSTFSFSKSLAMTGYRLGYVVTPHRRAADAMRVVQEASLVSPSTPVQYAGLTALKARDSAVTNAALVRANRDRALPALREAGLLAELPQGGWYAVLDVAGVCDDAAGFVRGLLERYDVGLAPAAGFALRPVVSASGRTLSAEPAAQARTLVRLAFCGDPEELDTGVERLLAYTADHGASGGHP, encoded by the coding sequence GTGAACGCCGTGTCCCGGGCCGGCACCATCCCGTCCTCGTGTCTGCACGAGGTGTTCCGCTCCGCCGAGGAGCGGGAGCGGACCACGGGCCGGCCCGTCATCAAACTCCATGTCGGGGAGCCCTACTTCAAGCCTCCGCGCGAGGTGGCCGAGGCCACCGCGGAGGCCGTGCGCTCGGGCCGCACCGCCTACACCTCCGCGGAGGGGATGCCCGCGCTGCGCGAGGCGCTGGCCGTCAAGCTGGAGGTGGAGAACGGCCACCGCACCTCGCCCGACCACATCTTCGTGACCCCCGGCTCCTGTCAGGGCCTGGCCGCCCTGATGCAGTCCCTGGCCGGTCCCGGTGACGAACTGCTGCTGCCGGAGCTGCACTGGCCGATCCACCTCCAGCAGTGTCTGCTCGCCGGGTTCCGCCCCGTGTTCTATCCGCTGGGCCCGCACTTTCGTCCCACCGCCGAGGGCATCCGGGCGGCCCTGACCCCCCGGACCCGGGCGGTCCTGATCAACTCGCCCGCCAACCCGACCGGCGCCGTCCTCGCCGTGGACGAGATGGCGGCGATCCTCGCCGTGGCCCAGGAGCACGACCTCCAGATCATCAGCGACGAGGCGTACGAGCACTTCGTCTACGACGGCGAGCACACCTCGTTCGCGTCCCTGGAACGCTCTCTGGCGGAGCACGAGCGCCGGGTCTCCTCGACGTTCTCCTTCTCCAAGAGCCTGGCCATGACGGGGTACCGGCTCGGCTATGTGGTCACCCCGCACCGCCGAGCCGCCGACGCCATGCGGGTGGTTCAGGAGGCGAGCCTGGTCAGTCCGTCGACGCCGGTGCAGTACGCGGGCCTGACGGCGCTCAAAGCACGCGACAGCGCGGTCACCAATGCGGCGCTGGTCCGCGCCAACCGGGACCGGGCCCTGCCCGCCCTGCGGGAGGCGGGGCTGCTGGCCGAACTGCCCCAGGGCGGCTGGTACGCGGTCCTGGACGTCGCCGGGGTCTGCGACGACGCGGCCGGCTTCGTGCGGGGCCTGCTCGAACGGTACGACGTGGGCCTGGCGCCGGCCGCCGGATTCGCGCTGCGGCCGGTGGTCTCCGCGTCGGGCCGGACCCTGTCCGCCGAACCGGCGGCGCAGGCGAGGACCCTGGTGCGCCTGGCGTTCTGCGGCGACCCCGAGGAGCTGGACACCGGGGTCGAGCGCCTCCTCGCGTACACCGCGGATCACGGGGCGAGCGGCGGGCACCCATGA
- a CDS encoding class I SAM-dependent methyltransferase, which produces METADNTTTETVIEESTIYTREEFRTIDVGAIMRDGHPDISDGDRLIVDRVAARRAELGRPLTVMDVGSGSGVLAAMIADRLPDCRVIANDVARNPLEQARDRLADRPHAEVFGSPFEQWQEPLDVMISWGSHHHLPHNHLAHARELLGGDGLLILGDEFCPEYCTPEDAARLKSAEVIELGGGYLLASDEEIAAYRKDGSIPEWSRALEDRRRKTLWNWYKFVIDYAIERDNWMVAIAEMQITKDDVVTAFEEEHKLSPLIVEHELAVNGFRQRAKHVIGDREPALQSFFVYEFLVDSEAARPTPGQGRS; this is translated from the coding sequence ATGGAAACCGCTGACAACACCACCACCGAGACAGTCATCGAGGAAAGCACCATCTACACGCGCGAGGAATTCCGCACCATCGACGTGGGCGCCATCATGCGCGACGGCCACCCCGACATCTCCGACGGTGACCGCCTCATCGTCGACCGGGTCGCCGCCCGGCGTGCGGAACTGGGCAGGCCGCTCACCGTCATGGACGTGGGCTCCGGCTCGGGCGTGCTCGCCGCGATGATCGCCGACCGACTGCCGGACTGCCGCGTCATCGCCAACGACGTGGCCCGCAACCCGCTGGAGCAGGCCCGGGACCGCCTCGCGGACCGGCCGCACGCCGAGGTGTTCGGCTCCCCCTTCGAGCAGTGGCAGGAGCCGCTCGACGTCATGATCTCCTGGGGCAGTCACCACCACCTGCCGCACAACCACCTCGCGCACGCCCGCGAACTCCTGGGCGGGGACGGCCTGTTGATACTGGGCGACGAGTTCTGTCCGGAGTACTGCACACCCGAGGACGCCGCACGGCTCAAGTCCGCGGAGGTCATCGAACTGGGCGGTGGGTATCTGCTCGCCAGCGACGAGGAAATAGCCGCCTATCGCAAGGACGGGTCGATCCCCGAGTGGTCGCGCGCGCTGGAGGACCGCCGCCGCAAGACGCTGTGGAACTGGTACAAGTTCGTCATCGACTACGCCATCGAGCGCGACAACTGGATGGTGGCGATCGCCGAGATGCAGATCACCAAGGACGACGTCGTCACCGCCTTCGAGGAGGAGCACAAGCTCTCCCCTCTGATCGTGGAGCACGAACTCGCCGTCAACGGCTTCCGGCAGCGCGCCAAGCACGTCATCGGCGACCGCGAGCCCGCGCTCCAGAGCTTCTTCGTCTACGAGTTCCTCGTCGACTCCGAGGCGGCGCGTCCCACCCCCGGTCAGGGGCGGTCGTGA